One Stigmatopora argus isolate UIUO_Sarg chromosome 20, RoL_Sarg_1.0, whole genome shotgun sequence genomic region harbors:
- the LOC144065914 gene encoding uncharacterized protein LOC144065914 — protein MSARTQRPKLQEELFEVKQEHSTHEQSTVCNITHEKVVLHRLDAFRNDLGADGQGSGDFEEKFELPHIKREEPEFPIHQKREELLPIKKEENDFTWSTGEPKKSKDDLGVASRGAEPAYTSTRPQIKEEEESQFPQQQHMREEEPPIKKEEQDVIGSTGEPSKSKDDLDVASKGAEPAHGSNSTEGWQLENLIAPLSDSDDLLYDHEDDEGVKKKPSGDTLYKCAQCGKTFGKMFTLKRHMVTHKGEKTFSCSVCRQTFVEKRILKRHLITHTGEKPYTCSVCGKTFPYMESLKAHTRTHTGEKIFSCSVCGKSFTEKGSLKIHSRTHSGDKPFSCSVCGQAFTQRGNLKTHTRTHTGEKPFSCSVCGHSFSRKGHLESHMRTHTGENPFSCLICGKAFNQKQNLKVHMRSHTGEKPFSCAVCGKRYPEKGSLKIHTRTHTGEKPFICSVCGQAFANKSRLKRHTRTHTGEKPFFCSICGQAFSQTHQLKSHTRTHTDENSFSPPS, from the coding sequence ctttcagaaatgatcttggtgctgatgggcagggGTCTGGTGACTTTGAAGAGAAATTTGAGCTCCCCCATATCAAaagggaggagccagagttccctatTCACCAAAAGAGAGAAGAACTACTTcccatcaaaaaggaggaaaatgatttcacctggtcaactggtgagcccaAGAAGAGcaaagatgatctgggcgtggccagcagaggggcggagccagcATACACCTCAACaaggccccaaattaaagaggaggaggagtcaCAGTTTCCTCAACAGCAGCATATGAGAGAAGAGGAGCCTCCaattaaaaaggaggagcaaGATGTCAtcgggtcaactggtgagccttccAAGAGTAAAGATGATCTGGACGTGGCCAGcaaaggggcggagcctgcacatgGCAGCaactcaacagaaggatggcaacTAGAGAATCTAATTGCCCCTTTATCAGATAGCgacgacttgctttatgaccaCGAGGACGATGAAGGTGTTAAGAAAAAACCCAGTGGCGACACACTCTACAAATGCGCCCAGTGTGGGAaaacatttgggaaaatgtttactttgaaaagacatatggtGACCCAcaaaggtgaaaaaacattttcctgctcagtttgtcgTCAAACATTCGTAGAGAAGCGAATCTTAAAAAGACACCtgataacccacactggtgaaaaaccatatacgtgctcagtttgtggtaaaacgtTCCCATACATGGAAAGCTTAAAAGCCCAcacgagaacccacactggtgaaaaaatattttcatgctcagtttgtgggaaaagttttacagagaagggaagtttaaaaatacactcaAGAACCCACAGTGGTGATAAaccgttttcctgctcagtttgtgggcaAGCATTTACACAAAGGGGGaatttaaaaacccacacaagaacccacactggtgaaaaacctttttcatgctcagtttgtggtcactCTTTCTCTCGAAAGGGCCACTTAGAAAGCCACatgagaacccacacaggtgaaaaccCATTTTCGTGCTTGATTTGCGGTAAAGCTTTCAATCAAAAGCAAAACTTAAAAGTCCACATGAgatcccacactggtgaaaaaccattttcctgtgCAGTGTGTGGTAAAAGATACCCAgagaagggaagtttaaaaatacacacaagaacccacactggtgaaaaaccctttatctgttcagtttgtggtcaagcattcgcaAATAAGTCAAggttaaaaagacacacaagaacccatactggtgaaaaaccctttttttgCTCGATTTGTGGTCAAGCTTTCTCTCAAACGCACcagttaaaaagccacacaagaacccacactgatgAGAACTCCTTTTCCCCGCCCAGTTaa